From a region of the Phaeodactylum tricornutum CCAP 1055/1 chromosome 4, whole genome shotgun sequence genome:
- a CDS encoding predicted protein codes for MNDYADVGVFCARLIRLEITWCCKVPRLAKEVRSGTSEKDSDRLKCERVHTILCPALFRKLTTARLKMDRQSNNGSINATSCRLCHFSGSDVRLGCGCTLHARCVPLSLVISAKSAPLGSAIAASPNQNMCPLCMRAPVSEMHLFAMTIDDLDQAVECRKNSVMKKEHGKAAESFELVQAEASYLLLAHSPMSNGISGEHSYQRTGRWTDEETALTDFLMDAFDKGRLPTPEGIRLNDFLSGLLLCKNSRLTKKMKNAKLSVRSYEFSVDKGINFCIDFQMLSSLESKFLESVSSEPTRLELRFNMTKMWRSHFSNLCLQVGSTLLNASDWISSLETMECRAAQAEESIRKSRRRRMGLALKNDVRAAVVSSTESGVFFSGMPMKKMESSKVTRADSMLSTSNLVSADGSAVENPHGPGDAESLCETDFGSEADFINEMLDGKGQTEDFSKILDDFVTGEPFFQPSNHLRNSAGPFLEEIVAFVEAHNLPFQHVDIWVPSYTVQGRGQPDELRLCHAGHATRSDLDSSLFCQLFEYGEYSTKFSFAPGAGLPGRVYSTNRFSWERHIDQADPSLFKRAGGAKIYGVQTGFGFPLKTNAIGKIVLSMYSTSDVAEDPTVIKCCLENIGQYVPEPKWKLVVEMGDSEKNSSSSDLVLTTPAFDSSNLIHYQHDSSEVNSQLLSVSPLGASEQRSVLKQSPRLFPVQSNALNMRKTSSASMSSHASSELPTDPVEEEHFIATLLGYHMPLAEIPSAREPESSSVAPSLMLPHFMSLRLLLLRAEARRSSRDNELIDVVKKSFRGYSKDQRRTDKDLAFLLVKDWQYLIATMPVDERKPAAKPADTHQCHVLNTPTIKTYSTTGNPVSMPASLGYPDQSKSRQSSFDLSFDLRAAKQRKISSSNEYEAHEHKVSIVDEFG; via the exons ATGAATGACTACGCTGACGTAGGAGTTTTTTGTGCTCGACTCATTCGACTCGAAATCACGTGGTGCTGCAAGGTTCCGCGATTGGCGAAGGAAGTCCGCTCGGGTACCTCGGAGAAGGATTCCGACCGATTGAAAT GCGAACGTGTTCATACCATTCTATGTCCCGCgctctttcgaaaattgACAACCGCGCGGCTTAAAATGGATCGTCAAAGCAATAATGGATCCATCAATGCCACATCGTGCCGTCTTTGCCACTTTTCAGGAAGCGATGTGAGGCTTGGGTGTGGATGCACTCTCCATGCG AGATGCGTTCCTCTCAGCCTGGTGATTTCTGCGAAAAGCGCCCCGCTTGGTTCGGCTATTGCAGCTAGCCCCAATCAAAACATGTGTCCTTTGTGTATGAGGGCTCCTGTCTCCGAAATGCATTTGTTCGCCATGACTATCGACGATTTGGACCAAGCTGTTGAGTGTCGCAAAAATTCCGTTATGAAAAAGGAGCATGGAAAAGCCGCTGAATCTTTTGAATTGGTACAGGCGGAAGCCTCGTATTTGCTGCTTGCGCACTCGCCTATGTCGAACGGCATCTCCGGAGAACATAGCTACCAGCGCACAGGACGATGGACGGACGAAGAGACCGCCTTGACGGACTTTTTGATGGATGCTTTTGACAAGGGGAGGCTTCCAACTCCAGAGGGTATACGACTGAACGATTTTTTGTCAGGGCTGCTGCTTTGCAAAAATAGTCGTCTGACGAAAAAAATGAAGAACGCCAAGCTGAGCGTTCGGTCGTATGAATTTTCTGTCGACAAAGGCATCAATTTTTGTATCGACTTCCAGATGCTTTCGTCTCTGGAATCAAAATTCCTGGAATCGGTCAGCTCGGAACCCACGAGGCTCGAACTCCGTTTTAATATGACTAAAATGTGGAGGTCCCATTTTTCGAACTTGTGTTTACAAGTTGGCTCGACATTACTAAACGCAAGCGATTGGATATCAAGCTTGGAGACCATGGAATGTCGCGCGGCACAGGCAGAAGAATCAATTCGAAAGTCTCGTCGCCGTCGGATGGGATTAGCATTGAAAAACGATGTCCGGGCGGCGGTAGTTTCCTCAACAGAAAGCGGAGTATTCTTCTCGGGAATGCCCATGAAAAAAATGGAATCTTCCAAAGTTACTAGGGCTGACTCAATGCTTTCAACGTCGAATCTCGTCTCAGCTGATGGTAGCGCGGTGGAAAATCCTCATGGACCTGGCGACGCAGAATCTCTCTGTGAGACAGACTTTGGAAGCGAAGCGGACTTTATCAACGAAATGTTGGACGGCAAGGGACAAACGGAGGATTTTTCAAAGATCCTGGACGACTTTGTAACAGGGGAACCATTTTTCCAGCCATCTAATCACCTGCGCAACAGTGCGGGACCATTTCTCGAAGAGATTGTTGCGTTTGTTGAAGCGCACAATTTGCCTTTCCAGCACGTAGATATTTGGGTTCCCTCCTACACTGTACAAGGTCGTGGCCAGCCCGACGAGCTACGTCTTTGTCATGCTGGACACGCTACACGAAGTGATTTGGATTCATCGCTCTTTTGCCAGCTGTTTGAGTACGGTGAGTACAGTACCAAGTTCTCTTTTGCCCCTGGGGCGGGTCTACCCGGACGAGTTTATTCGACAAACCGATTTTCGTGGGAGCGTCACATTGACCAAGCCGACCCGAGTTTGTTTAAACGCGCTGGTGGTGCCAAGATTTATGGAGTGCAAACTGGATTCGGATTCCCGCTGAAGACAAATGCAATTGGCAAAATAGTTCTCTCCATGTATAGTACATCAGACGTTGCCGAAGATCCAACTGTCATAAAGTGTTGTCTGGAAAACATAGGACAATATGTTCCTGAGCCGAAGTGGAAGTTAGTTGTGGAGATGGGCGATTCAGAAAAaaattcttcttcaagcGACCTCGTGTTAACCACCCCGGCCTTCGATTCTAGTAACTTGATCCACTACCAACATGACAGTAGCGAGGTAAACTCGCAATTGCTTAGCGTTTCACCTCTAGGTGCATCGGAGCAGAGGTCTGTTTTGAAACAGTCCCCAAGACTTTTTCCAGTTCAATCAAATGCATTAAATATGCGTAAGACATCGTCAGCCTCCATGTCAAGCCACGCTTCGTCTGAACTACCCACGGATCCGGTCGAAGAAGAGCACTTTATCGCGACACTTTTGGGATACCACATGCCCCTCGCGGAAATTCCGTCAGCAAGAGAGCCGGAATCTTCGTCGGTCGCTCCAAGTCTTATGCTTCCACATTTTATGTCCCTTCGActgcttcttcttcgagcTGAGGCTCGCCGTTCATCGAGAGATAATGAGCTGATTGATGTCGTGAAAAAAAGCTTTCGCGGATATTCCAAAGACCAACGGCGTACTGACAAAGACCTGGCCTTTCTTCTAGTCAAGGATTGGCAATACCTTATAGCCACTATGCCTGTAGACGAAAGAAAACCTGCGGCAAAACCCGCCGACACCCATCAGTGTCATGTTTTGAATACTCCAACTATTAAAACGTACTCGACCACAGGGAATCCGGTTTCGATGCCAGCGTCTCTTG GCTATCCCGATCAAAGCAAATCTCGGCAAAGTTCGTTTGACCTGAGCTTTGACTTGCGAGCTGCGAAACAGCGGaaaatttcttcttccaacgaGTACGAGGCGCACGAACACAAAGTCAGCATTGTGGACGAGTTTGGTTAG
- a CDS encoding predicted protein yields MSSSSSSSNNEREERDRLSLTSKGLRTLPINALHESGKKGGSTGHDELFLSPEPIRLAPRVNKVEDDLLGKVSGGLHDDHSIDRDLEKRVNELETKLSVLSRLLQTQRIARLSPEPAASPPHQSLSAPLQDVLMSPRPRSSSTSIPHLESPAPLTSGKNGASYDSEEEEIFINHRRDDNIAVADNQNSFGSRREINKRNLSFRLLYGGDEDEYDKRNDSAPPTASMTAAERSWLRPMVIQFQQKEQKEKKTVESTNVPDDSVRNKWLNYLNSFQESTPDVDVQMEEFIKVPTQMEAIMGFGFFICMDSFLYMITILPVRFVWSCFLLLLRIFLWKRPASPYQFHRRHSYQMIQVMIVFVIYRYVLADISIGKLYHWIRGQAMIKLYVLIAMVEVFDRLMCGLGQDCLESMYWNSVSRPRSSRMIISIALVLIYATCHTLILFVHVETLNVAMNSADQALLTLLISGNFAEIKSTVFKKYNKPALFKITASDICERFKLGLFLGLVLLLNVSQGMERGQLVDYLRTCCFVWVAELVADAIKHSFITKFNFLPAKVYREYALLLAGDVTGIGHEGVNLDHSHAVVKRIGFAQLPLVCVLFRLLREAAKYASLNGYWHEMPTFVLWSLGIGMWLLLVCMKVALGVLLQRISLDRLRTAPEISVSQGSNAIKKKK; encoded by the coding sequence ATGTCATCCTCTAGCTCGTCATCGAACAATGAAAGAGAGGAAAGAGACCGTTTGAGCCTCACAAGTAAAGGATTGAGGACGTTGCCAATCAACGCGCTCCACGAGTCCGGCAAGAAAGGAGGCTCTACGGGACATGATGAATTGTTCTTGTCCCCGGAGCCCATTCGCTTAGCACCGAGAGTAAACAAAGTTGAAGATGATCTCTTGGGAAAGGTTTCTGGTGGATTACATGATGATCACTCAATTGACAGAGATCTGGAAAAACGCGTTAACGAACTTGAAACGAAACTTTCTGTACTTAGCCGTTTACTCCAAACCCAACGCATTGCACGGCTTTCGCCAGAACCAGCCGCTAGCCCTCCCCACCAATCTCTCTCTGCACCATTGCAGGATGTTTTAATGTCTCCAAGACCGCGATCCTCGAGCACGTCTATCCCTCATCTAGAATCACCAGCTCCTCTCACGTCTGGTAAAAATGGCGCGTCATAcgattccgaagaagaagagattTTTATTAATCATAGACGAGATGATAACATTGCCGTTGCAGATAATCAAAATTCATTCGGATCTCGTCGGGAAATTAATAAACGCAATCTTTCTTTCCGGCTCTTGTACGGAGGCGATGAAGATGAGTATGACAAGCGCAATGACTCAGCTCCTCCTACCGCTTCTATGACTGCCGCCGAGCGCAGCTGGCTACGGCCCATGGTCATACAATTTCAACAAAAGGagcagaaagaaaagaaaaccGTCGAATCTACCAATGTACCCGATGATTCCGTCCGAAACAAATGGCTCAACTACCTCAACAGTTTTCAAGAATCGACTCCGGACGTTGATGTGCAGATGGAAGAATTTATTAAAGTTCCAACTCAGATGGAGGCGATCATGGGTTTTGGCTTTTTCATTTGTATGGACTCTTTTCTGTACATGATCACTATTCTACCTGTTCGGTTTGTGTGGAGCTGCTTTTTGCTTTTACTACGTAtctttctttggaaacgacCAGCATCTCCTTACCAGTTTCACCGAAGGCACAGCTACCAAATGATTCAAGTTATGATAGTCTTCGTGATTTATCGCTATGTTTTGGCGGACATCAGTATTGGGAAGCTTTACCATTGGATTCGTGGACAAGCCATGATCAAACTATATGTTCTAATTGCAATGGTCGAAGTCTTCGATCGTCTCATGTGTGGTTTGGGACAGGATTGTTTGGAAAGTATGTACTGGAACTCTGTTTCCCGTCCGAGGTCTTCTCGTATGATTATATCAATAGCTCTTGTACTGATTTACGCAACCTGTCACACACTCATTTTGTTCGTACACGTCGAAACACTCAATGTTGCCATGAACTCTGCTGATCAAGCCCTATTGACGCTATTGATTTCTGGGAATTTTGCCGAGATCAAGAGTACTGTCTTTAAAAAGTACAACAAGCCAGCGCTTTTTAAGATCACAGCATCTGATATTTGCGAGCGCTTCAAGCTTGGTCTTTTCCTTGGGCTGGTGCTGCTCCTCAATGTGAGCCAAGGAATGGAGCGTGGTCAGCTGGTCGACTACTTGCGCACATGTTGCTTCGTTTGGGTGGCCGAGCTAGTAGCGGATGCTATAAAGCATTCGTTCATAACGAAGTTCAACTTCTTGCCTGCGAAGGTGTATCGCGAGTACGCGCTGCTGCTTGCGGGAGACGTCACCGGTATCGGTCACGAAGGCGTCAACCTGGATCACTCACATGCTGTGGTCAAACGAATTGGCTTCGCTCAATTGCCATTGGTTTGTGTTTTGTTTCGACTACTACGTGAAGCTGCCAAGTATGCTTCGCTGAATGGGTACTGGCACGAAATGCCTACATTCGTATTGTGGAGTCTTGGCATCGGGATGTGGCTACTTCTTGTTTGTATGAAGGTGGCTCTCGGAGTTCTACTACAAAGAATCTCACTTGATAGGCTACGGACAGCACCTGAAATCTCGGTATCTCAAGGTAGCAACGCaataaagaagaaaaagtag